GAAGAGCGCGAGTCGTACCCTTCTTACGAGGGGTCGAAATGGGACAGGGGACTGCTCCCGCAGGACACGGTTGACCTGCTCGAATCCGAGCGCGGACGAACGATTCCGACCGAGAGGGAAGAGTCGCTCGACTGGTACGTCGTCCGCGAACACGTCGAAGAACACGGAATGCGGAACTCGAACACGATGGCAATCGCGCCGACCGCGACGGTTTCGACCATCAACGGGACGACGCCCTCCATCGAACCGCTGTACTCGAATCTCTACGTGAAATCCAACATGTCGGGAGATTTCACGATTATCAACGACCAACTCGTCGCAGACCTACAGGAAGAAGGCCTTTGGGACGAGGAGATGGTGGACAGAATCAAATATCACGACGGTTCCATTCAGGAAATCGACGCAATCCCGGACGGCCGACAGGAGTTGTACCGCGGCGCGTTCGAAATCGACCCGCGTCATCAACTCCGACTGACTGCACACCGCCAGACGTGGATTGACCAGTCGGTTTCGCACAACGTCTTTTTCCCGTCCACGGACGGCACGCTTCTCGACGACATCTACAAAACCGCGTGGGAGTTGGGCCTGAAAACGACCTACTACCTCCGAACCCTCGGCGCGTCCCAAATAGAGAAATCGACGCTGGACATGGCCGAGTACGGGAAGAGTCAGCACCGGAACGGTTCGCAGTCCGAATCGGCCAAAACAGATGGCGGACGACGAACCGGCGACCAGCAAAGTGCTGAAAACGAACTCTGTACCGTCTCCGACCCCACCTGCGACGCCTGCCAGTAAACCGAGACAGACGATTTTCACAACCCATGCCGATTATCAACAACGACGCGGAACACGACCCGAACAAGATACTGCCAATCGACTACGACTGGGCGCGCGAGTACTACGAAGCGGGCGTCAACAACAACTGGGTGCCACAGGAAATCCCGATGCAGGACGACATTTCCCAGTGGAATGGCGATGCCCTCACGGACGCCGAGCGCCAACTCATCGAGTGGAACCTCGGCTTTTTCTCGACAGCCGAATCGCTCACCGCGAACAACATCGTCCTCGCGCTGTACGAGTACGTGACCGCCCCCGAATGTCGCCAGTATCTCCTGCGACAGGCCTACGAGGAGGCGATTCACACGGACACGTTCATCTACTGCTGTGATTCGCTCGGCTTCGAACCTGATTACCTCTACGGAATGTACGAACGAGTTCCGTCCATCGAGGAAAAAGACGAGTTCGTCGTTGACCTCACGCGAGCAATCAATCGGCCCGATTTCACCATCGAGACGGACGAGGACGTGCGCGAATTCGTCCGCGACCTCATCGGTTTCTACGTCATCATGGAGGGAATCTTCTTCTACGCCGGATTCGCCATGATGCTCGGCCTGAAGCGCCAGTCGAAGTTGGTCGGTATCGGCCAGCAGTTCGAGTACATCATGCGCGACGAGTCGCTTCACCTCGGGTTCGGCATCGACCTCATCAACGAAATTCGAACTGAGAACCCCGGCATCTGGACGGACGAGTTCGGCGACGAAGTTATCGACCTCATCACCGAAGCAGTCGAACTGGAGAAAATCTACGCCTACGAGGCCTGCCCGGACGAAATTCTCGGTATGAGCGCGGAACAGTTCGCCGACTACGTCGAACACATCGCCGACCGCAGGTTGGAGCAGTTGAACCTCCCCAAACAGTACGGAACCGACAACCCGTTCCCGTGGATGTCCGAACAGACCGACCTCAACAAGGAGAAGAACTTCTTCGAAACGCAGGTTACGGAGTATCAAAGCGGCGGGTCGCTAGACTGGTCGTAGGCCAAAATGTAGGATTTACACCGATTTTTTCGGCGAACCCAGCGCTTCCCTGCGTTTGCGACGACGCCGGAGGGCGTCATCGCGGAGCGTTTCCTGTTCGTCGCTCGGACAGCAAACGTCC
The nucleotide sequence above comes from Haladaptatus cibarius D43. Encoded proteins:
- a CDS encoding ribonucleotide-diphosphate reductase subunit beta — encoded protein: MPIINNDAEHDPNKILPIDYDWAREYYEAGVNNNWVPQEIPMQDDISQWNGDALTDAERQLIEWNLGFFSTAESLTANNIVLALYEYVTAPECRQYLLRQAYEEAIHTDTFIYCCDSLGFEPDYLYGMYERVPSIEEKDEFVVDLTRAINRPDFTIETDEDVREFVRDLIGFYVIMEGIFFYAGFAMMLGLKRQSKLVGIGQQFEYIMRDESLHLGFGIDLINEIRTENPGIWTDEFGDEVIDLITEAVELEKIYAYEACPDEILGMSAEQFADYVEHIADRRLEQLNLPKQYGTDNPFPWMSEQTDLNKEKNFFETQVTEYQSGGSLDWS